A segment of the Bufo bufo chromosome 5, aBufBuf1.1, whole genome shotgun sequence genome:
GTGTTCAGTGCTGAGCGGAACGCAGGGccttcctgtgatgtcatgtgaccTGGGTGACGGTTACAGGACCAATATTGCCGtagaccagggctggccaaccctgcggccctccagctgttgtaaaactacaactcccaccatgccctgctgtaggcagactgcaaatgcttggagttgtagttttgcaacagctggcaagccgcaggttggccatatcTGCCATAGACCATTGTTAAAGTGTTGGTAGCACGGGTTCTTAGACTGTCAGCTCAGAGGACAGCGCTGGAAAGTGGCTTACAGGGGAGATGAACTAAAggggcaaatttattaaaattaatGTAAAGGaagaagtggcttagttgcccctagcaaccagtcggattccacctttcatttttcagagttccTTGTGGAatgatgggcaactaaaccatttTCCCcgaccatgcgccctcccactaagCCTCGCCCCCACGAAAATTCACAAATTATGACGCAGATATGGCATGCGCCATAATTTGCAGCATTTTATGGCACAATAGTGGCGTAAAGCCTTTGCTAACTGTCTGCTGCTGAGTTTAAATGTTCTTGCTTTGCCCTTTCCAGCCTCTGCCGGGTCACTGAGCTTAGACTGCACATGTGGTCATAGCAGCTTTAAGGTTGTTTCTAAAGTACAGTGCCATACACATGAGATGGTCTGCAGATCTGCCCACCATGCGTATGAGGGTGTCTGGGGAAAGGGGTGGAGAGAGGTAGACCGGAGCAATGCCTCTCTACTCAAATGTGTAGTGCAGCAGAGAACAGCACTCCTTTCCATAGTGTGCATGGTAGAGCGCCTCTTCATTCAAATAGTGGAGATGGGACCTCGTTTTTTGTCATCACTGGTCCCAGTGGGCAGAACCCCACCAATCGGACGCTTGCCCCCTGTGGGTAGGTGTCATTTTTAGACGGCCTCTTTAGTGTTGGTGTTCAGAAAGTGTCATACTCTGCATTTCTGTGAATTTTGCATGTGACAGTCTATCTGTACCACGGAGTTCTCTTTTCATATGACCGATAAATAacctttatttttcttttcagtATCAATGGTGTCAGCCCCAAGGTCCGTAAGGTATTGCAGCTCCTCCGTCTGCGTCAAATTTTCAATGGCACCTTTGTGAAACTCAACAAGACTTCTATCAATATGCTGAGATTGGTAGAGCCCTACATTGCCTGGGGGTAAGTGATGACCTAGCAAGTAGAGgtctgttttctcactcattgaaaaataaatgaaaaaaacaatCATTAAAGTGTTTGTCACCTGCATAAGCCAGTATATTATGGGGACAGGTCGTTCTCCTATTCTGCCGTTCAGCTAATAGGCTGCTGTCTGCAAATACACTAAGGGGAGAGTTTATCATTTGCCCAATGGAAATTCTTTGGAAACAAAAAGTTGTTAGACGCTTTTCTCTACCTCTTAGAGGGCATTCACACGACAGGATGTATTTTGCAGATGCGCATAGTACAGATGGTGTCTGTGTAgcatctgttgtgttttttttttttttttgcagacccatttatttcaatgggtctgtggtccgcatGGGGCAGccaagaataggacctgttctatagtTTGCGgactggacatacggatgcactttctACATTTGCCTGTTATGCCATTACTTTGTGTTGCAGTTATCCCAACCTGAAGTCTGTGAAGGAGCTGATCTACAAGCGTGGTTACCTGAAGATACAAAAGCAGCGGATCCCCCTGACTAATAACTCTCTTATTGAGAGACATCTTGGTAGGTTGTACTTCGAGTGAATTATGCCTTATTTGTAAATTACTTttggtaaggctactttgacgcttgcggcagagtgatccggcaagcagttcagtcgccgatactgcctgccggatccagcaaacggacagcatttgtagactgatccggatgtggATATGTCTTACAAAaaggcattgcaagaacggatccgtctcggtTTGTCATAcgaacaaacggatcagtttctattattttttttttttttaacatttttaccgGACTGCGCAGTCcagaaggacggattcggcattgcggtatttttttatgcctgatccggcactaatacattttaatgtaaattaatgccggatccgacattccggcaactgatccagaattttgaacggagataatactgcagcatgctgcggtgtttcctccgtccaaaacgccgttcagtgactgaactgaagacatcctgatgcatcctgaacggattactctccattcagaatgcattaggataaaactgatcagttcttttctggtattgagcccctgtgacagaactcagtgccggaaaagaataacgctagtgtgaaagtaccctaatagttTCCTTTATCATGCTGCCGTTCAGCTCCCTTGTTTTGGGTTGGGGTGGACTGTCTATTTGGGGAAATGTCCTTTTGCCTATCCTCCCTCCACATCTATAGATATACAtaatcagtgtcggactggggtgcctagggcccaccagtaaaatttattttgggggccctctGTATGGATACATTGAAATATTACCTGCTcgtacagcagcaagatgctaccagatgattgaataataGGGGTCCCTGCATCTTTGAGAaagtaggtcctggggaaaagaggacactggggctttcctctatacctagaagtcacctcagctctgatcgtgtctataattaaactggggagtttctttaataatctatcaagtttgtaTATGAACATGGGCTGCTGTACACTAAATATATGTAGGCAGTGCAGTGAGTCTACTGttttgtgccacttgtgcaggggggtgggagactaggggcccaccggggggttCACCTGTACCACtgggggccagtccgagcctgtacaTGATCCAAATACATAATTACTAGGCTACCTCATTAAAGGAGCCTGGATGGGAGTAACTGGATCGAAGTGTCCACCTGTTCATACATCAGTACTATCTATTTGTATGTAGACTTTGTAGTGGGTTGTCCAAcaatggatttatttttttaagttccaCCTTGTAGGACCTTTAACTACTCCCTGCTGCTTAGTTCTGTCTCTGTGGGTCTGAACCGGTCTTTACAGCACTTCTGGTCCCCACATGGAAACTTGCAGCACGTGACCCAGCCACTTAGGGACGTGCCACCTCTGAGGTCAGTCATTGGCTTCAGTGGCGTACAAACACAGGAAGTTTACATGCAGAGACCAGAGTCCTGTAAAGACAGATCAGGACGCTGGGGGCAGGTATGCATGCTTCCCTTTAAAGGTCCAGCAGGGTGAGGTGGAATTTTAATTAAAAAGTCAATGTTGGATAGCCCCGAATGTTCGGAAAAAGACCTTTAACGTTCTGGGGGACTAAATTTACTGTATCAGTTTCAAAAGTCCTTGATCTACATTGTCAACTCTTCAAGCCGTACTAAGGTCTTTGTGTCTTATTAGGCAAGCGTGGCATCATCTGTGTTGAAGATCTGATTCACGAGATCTACACAGTTGGCAAGAACTTCAAAGCCGCAAACAACTTCCTCTGGCCCTTCAAACTGTCCTCCCCCAGGGGTGGCATGAAGAAGAAAACGACACACTTTGTGGAAGGTGGTGATGCAGGAAACAGGGAAGACCAGATCAACAGAATGATTAGGAGGATGAACTAAGGTAATGCTGTGAAGgatgtagagttgttgcgataccaaatttttgattcggtttcgataccatgaaaaagtattgcgatactcgataccattcgataccacgcgaaaaaaataaacaaaaaaagccacgtgcattcctcatttttaaaaatggcgaatcgcgcagtttttattttattttttctgttccggcattcaccacctagattttttttttatattttaatagtttggacttttctgacgtggcgatgtaatatgtttatttatatattttatatgtgaaattgggaaaaggggggtgatttatacttcatattttagtgttttttgttttttttcactttttatttaataactatttccccccttaggggctagaacctgggatctttcatcccttttcctattcaccctgatagatctctatcagggtgaataggactccacactgtccctgctgctctgtgctttgtgcacacagcatcagggatgttaccatggcaaccagggcttctgtagcgtcctggctgccatggtaaccgatcggagccccaggcttacacagctggggctccgatcagaagctgccactgcaccaccaatgagggggagtggagaggtccctgtggccactgccaccaatgattttaatactggagggttgagaggggccggcgcactgtgccaccaatgattttaatgggatggggggattgagggggggggcacactgcaccaccaatgattttacccctttatacaggaggcgggtactagcagatcagcggcagttaactgccgctgatcgcagctccctgtcaggggcagggtgccggcaatgcgattctgctgccggcacccgcctcctgtatgtgttaaagactgactactgtatatgagtccagactttaactattaggccacacagagcggcgcccagcgatgtctcagcactcaccatttagtcctgggcgccgctccgttcgcccgcagtgccccattactgtctcctctcctgctccacatgctgctgattactatcggagcgatgggaggagacatcagcttcactagtgggcgttccttctccctggctgtagcgctgtccaatcgcagcgcagggaaaaggaacgcccactagtgaagctgatgtctcctcccatcgctccgatagtaatcctatcattggtggcgcagtgcgcccgcccctcctccgcccctctcttctcattgccgcccctcctccaccccctctcttctcattgccgcccctcctccgcccctctcttctcattgccgcccctcctccgcccctctcttctcattgccgcccctcctccaccccctctcttctcattgccgcccctcctccgcccctctcttctcattggtggcagcggcagcagcacagggggagggaggacagcttccttctccccgtgctgctgagagagaacatgagcgcgccgatagcagcgcgctcatgttcagagatactagactgcgcagaagcgcagcccagtatcgaaaaaacggaaatcctggtatcgtatcgataccgggacaaaagtatcgattgggtatcgaaatttcgatacccgcaacaaccctagaagGATGCCATTTCAGGTTTACTGCAGACTGGGTGAAGCTTATACTGCTGTAGCTGTTAATATATAGGTCCACACAGCGGTATTCTCCATCCCTCCTCCTGTGGACTACAGCATTTCTCAGAAGGCTTTATGGTTCATGTGAAAGCTTCCATGCTTCCTCTGTGGGAACAACTATTGAAACAAGTTGAACTTTGTTTTTAGGTTGCTATTCAGTtactgtgttttggggtgttaaggCTCAGAAACTGTGAGCATCCCACACGGAGAAGCTGCATGAATGAGAGCATGCAGAACTGGTGCCTCCTGGCTAGAGGCGATAAAGGAAACTTGTCTGCTCTATTGATTGGCATGAACACTGTACCCGGTGCTAGGATGCAGCCTTCTCTATTGCATCTCTGCATTCATCAGTAGTCTTGGCCAGATCTTGGCAGCACTCAAGTGAATAGCCATCATGTCATACGTGGATGTTTTAAACTTACCAGTGCAAGAACTGCTGTTTGTGACTCTTCTCTGCTTAACCCCTTTCTGACCACCCCACATACATTTACATCGGCGGTTAGACATTTGAAAATGGCGCCCACTCGCAAGATGGCCGTGTACTGCCTCCCCTGGCGAGGATCAGGGGTGCCGGATGTAGTGTGCAGCAGCCTCTGTATTCAGGAGTGGTACGGGACTTCTGCatattagttcctatggagagcctgcctgtggcagggctttatagaaacacaggggtcatttatcaaactagtgtaaggtagaactggtagcccatagcaaccattcagattgctcctttcattttccaaaggcgcGCTgttcaaaatgaaaggtggaatctggttgctatgggcaactaagccagttctaccttacaccagtttgataaatgacccctgtgTTCCTATAGTCTGAGAAAAGCAATCTGATGACTGCCTGTGATAGTTCCCTTGGGCatctattaaagtgtaaaaaaaaacaacttttaaatAATTCAAATCACACCCCTTTC
Coding sequences within it:
- the RPL7 gene encoding 60S ribosomal protein L7; this translates as MAGTEEKKLPSVPESLLKKRKAFAAAKAKRIKNVLKSKRARKEKRKIIYKRAESYYQEYRQMYRKEIRLARMARKAGNYYVPAEPKLAFVIRIRGINGVSPKVRKVLQLLRLRQIFNGTFVKLNKTSINMLRLVEPYIAWGYPNLKSVKELIYKRGYLKIQKQRIPLTNNSLIERHLGKRGIICVEDLIHEIYTVGKNFKAANNFLWPFKLSSPRGGMKKKTTHFVEGGDAGNREDQINRMIRRMN